GCGCACCACCCGACGGCGATCCGCCTCGACCTGGAGACGCTGCGCGCGAAGCACCCCGGCGCGCGGCTGCGCGCGCTGTTCGAGCCGCGCTCCAACACGCTGCGGCGCGCGATCTTCCAGGAGGCCCTCCCGGGTGCTTTCGCCGCGGCCGACGAGGTGATCGTCGGCGCGGTGCACCGCGCGGCGCAGCTCCAGGACGCGGAGCGGCTCGACCCGGCGCGGCTGGTGCGGGAGATCGGGGCGGCCGGCGGGCGCGCGCGGCAGATCGAGGATATCGGGGAGATCGTCGCGGCGGTGCGTGCCGACCTGCGGCCCGGGGACGTGATCGCGGTGCTCTCGAACGGTGCCTTCGGCGGGCTGATCCCGCGCCTGCGCGAGACGATCGAAGCATGGGCGGCCGCGCGGCGCTGACGCTCCCTCCCGCGCTGCGGCCGGGAGACCTCGTGGCGGTGGCCGCGCCGGCGAGCGCGTTCGACCGCGCCGCATTCCGCCGCGGCGCCGAGCTGATCGCCGCCCGCGGCTACCGCGTCGCCTACCGCGAGGACGTCTTCTCCCGCCACGGCTCGTTTGCCGGCGACGACGACCGCCGCACCGCCGAGATCAATGCCTGGATCCGGGACCCCGGGGTGAAGGCGATCATCGCCGCGCGCGGCGGCTGGGGGTGCGCGCGGATCGCGGCCCGGCTCGACTGGCGCCTCTTGGCACGCAGCCCGAAGGCGATCGCGGGCTTCTCCGACCTCACGACGCTGCTGCTCGCGGCCACGCAACGAGCGGGCGTCGCCGCCTTCCACGGGCCGATGGTCGCAAGCGCCGGCCGCAGCGATGCCGGCCTGCGCGACCTCGCCCGTCTGCTGTCGCTGCTCGCCGGGAACGCGGCGCCACGGACCCATCGCGCGCTCCGGACGCTGCGGCCCGGGCGCGCGCGGGCGCCGCTCGCGGGCGGCAACCTGAGCCTCCTCGCGAGTGCGTGCGGCACGCCTCTGCAGCCCGAAATGAGGGGGCGCATCCTCTTCGTGGAAGAGGTCGGCGAGCCGCTCTACCGCGTCGATCGCGCCCTGCGCCAACTCGTGCTCGCGGGCGTCCTCGACGGGGTCGCGGGCGTCGTCCTCGGCGCCTTCACGGGGATGAAGCCCGCGGAGCGGCGGGCGGTGCCGGGCCTGTTCCTCGAAGCCGCGGGCGGCCGCCGCATTCCGGTCGTGGCGGGGCTCGCCGCGGGCCACGGCGTCCCGAACCGCGCGATCCCCTTCGGCGTCCCCGCGACGCTGGATGCGGACGCCGGCACGCTCGTCTTCGATCCCTGCGTGCGCGCATGAGCGACACCCGAGAGCTGGCGCACGCCGCCGGCGAACTCCTCATCTGCGGC
This region of bacterium genomic DNA includes:
- a CDS encoding LD-carboxypeptidase, whose product is MGGRAALTLPPALRPGDLVAVAAPASAFDRAAFRRGAELIAARGYRVAYREDVFSRHGSFAGDDDRRTAEINAWIRDPGVKAIIAARGGWGCARIAARLDWRLLARSPKAIAGFSDLTTLLLAATQRAGVAAFHGPMVASAGRSDAGLRDLARLLSLLAGNAAPRTHRALRTLRPGRARAPLAGGNLSLLASACGTPLQPEMRGRILFVEEVGEPLYRVDRALRQLVLAGVLDGVAGVVLGAFTGMKPAERRAVPGLFLEAAGGRRIPVVAGLAAGHGVPNRAIPFGVPATLDADAGTLVFDPCVRA